A genomic window from Chitinophaga pollutisoli includes:
- the bshA gene encoding N-acetyl-alpha-D-glucosaminyl L-malate synthase BshA: MRIGIVCYPTYGGSGVLATELGKALADKGHLVHFITYQQPVRLNAFHANIYYHEVQVPTYPLFDFPPYESALSSTMVDVILNQKLDLLHVHYAIPHASTAYMAQQIVAKQGRHIPFITTLHGTDITLVGKDKTYAPVVTFSINESDAITAVSNNLRDETYKSFPIEKDISVIYNFVDTARFTRRDLPHFRQAIAPNGEKILLHVSNFRKVKRVPDVVKIFRQVRDAMPAKLLLVGDGPDRPMIECMCREMGLCDDIRFVGKQEQLEDVMSISDLFILPSDYESFGLAALEAMASQVPVISSNAGGLPEINIDGVTGYSSPVGDVDQMAAHAIAILKNEQLLASLRKGALEQALRFHIDNIIPQYEALYDTVLQQSVVRN; encoded by the coding sequence ATGCGCATTGGAATTGTATGCTACCCAACTTACGGTGGTAGCGGCGTTTTGGCGACTGAACTGGGCAAAGCACTGGCAGACAAAGGGCACCTGGTGCACTTCATCACTTACCAGCAACCCGTCCGGCTGAATGCCTTCCACGCCAATATTTATTATCACGAAGTTCAGGTCCCCACATATCCGCTGTTCGATTTCCCGCCGTATGAAAGCGCGCTCAGCAGCACGATGGTGGACGTGATCCTCAACCAGAAACTCGACCTCCTCCATGTTCACTATGCCATCCCGCACGCCTCCACAGCGTACATGGCGCAGCAGATCGTGGCCAAACAAGGCCGGCATATCCCCTTCATCACCACGCTTCATGGTACCGATATCACGCTGGTGGGGAAAGACAAGACCTACGCCCCCGTAGTCACTTTTTCCATCAACGAATCTGACGCCATCACGGCCGTGTCCAACAACCTGCGGGACGAGACGTATAAATCCTTCCCCATCGAAAAGGATATCTCGGTGATTTACAACTTTGTAGACACCGCGCGCTTCACCCGCCGCGACCTTCCCCATTTCCGCCAGGCCATCGCGCCGAACGGGGAAAAAATCCTCCTGCACGTGTCCAACTTCCGTAAAGTGAAGCGCGTTCCGGACGTGGTGAAGATCTTCCGCCAGGTGCGCGACGCCATGCCCGCCAAACTCCTCCTCGTGGGCGACGGCCCCGACCGCCCCATGATCGAATGCATGTGCCGCGAAATGGGCCTGTGCGACGATATCCGGTTCGTAGGCAAACAGGAGCAGCTGGAAGATGTCATGTCCATCTCCGACCTCTTCATCCTCCCTTCCGACTACGAAAGTTTCGGCCTCGCCGCCCTGGAAGCCATGGCGAGCCAGGTGCCCGTCATTTCCTCCAATGCCGGCGGCCTCCCGGAAATCAACATCGACGGCGTTACCGGTTACAGCAGCCCCGTTGGCGACGTTGACCAGATGGCCGCCCATGCGATCGCCATCCTGAAAAACGAGCAGCTGCTCGCCTCCCTGCGCAAAGGCGCCCTCGAACAGGCCCTGCGGTTCCACATCGATAATATCATCCCGCAATACGAAGCCCTGTATGACACCGTACTCCAACAGTCGGTAGTGCGTAACTAA